A window of Mycolicibacterium holsaticum DSM 44478 = JCM 12374 genomic DNA:
GATCGCGATGCGGTTCGACGCCCGCAGCGCGTGGTACAGCACGCAGTAGAAGTAGATGTTGGTGAAATCGATGCCCTCTTCGGAGCCGTAGAAGATCCGCTCGCGCGCCAGGTATCCGTGCAGGTTCATCTGTCCCAGCCCGATCGCGTGGGAGTCGTTGTTGCCCTGCTCGATCGACGGCACCGACGTGATGTGGGTCTGATCGGAGACGGCCGTCAACGCCCGAATCGCCACCTCGACAGTCTGCGCGAAGTCCGGTGAGTCCATCGCCTTGGCGATGTTCAGCGAACCCAGGTTGCACGAGATGTCCTTGCCCACATGGGCGTAGCTCAGATCCTCGTTGAACAGCGAGGGCGTGGAGACCTGCAGGATCTCCGAGCACAGATTGGAATGGGTGATCTTGCCGTCGATCGGGTTCGAGCGGTTCACCGTGTCCTCGAACATGATGTATGGATAGCCCGACTCGAACTGCAGCTCGGCCAGCGTCTGGAAGAACTCGCGCGCTTTGATCTTCGTCTTGCGGATCCGCGCGTCGTCAACCATCTCGTAGTACTTCTCGGTGACGTTAATGTCGGCGAACGGCAGACCGTAGACCCGCTCGACGTCGTAGGGCGAGAACAGGTACATGTCCTCGTTCTTCTTGGCCAACTCGAACGTGATGTCGGGAATCACCACACCGAGGCTCAGCGTCTTGATGCGGATCTTCTCGTCGGCGTTCTCCCGCTTGGTGTCCAGGAAGCGGTAGATGTCGGGATGGTGGGCGTGCAGATACACCGCACCTGCGCCTTGGCGCGCGCCCAGCTGGTTGGCGTAGGAGAACGAGTCCTCCAGCAGCTTCATGATCGGAATGACACCCGAGGACTGGTTCTCGATGTTCTTGATCGGCGCGCCGTGCTCGCGGATGTTGGTCAGCAGCAACGCCACCCCGCCGCCGCGCTTGGACAGCTGCAGCGCGGAGTTGATCGAGCGTCCGATCGACTCCATGTTGTCCTCGATGCGCAGCAGAAAGCAGCTCACCGGCTCACCGCGTTGCTTTTTGCCCGAGTTGAGGAACGTCGGGGTGGCCGGCTGGAACCGGCCGTCCATGATCTCGTCGACCAGCTGTTCGGCCAGCTTGGTGTCGCCGGACGCCAGCGTCAGCGACACCATCACGACGCGATCCTCGAAACGCTCGAGATAACGTTTTCCGTCAAACGTTTTCAGCGTGTACGAGGTGTAGTACTTGAACGCGCCGACGAACGTCGGGAACCGGAACTTCTTGGCGTACGCACGGTCCAGCAGCGTCTTGACGAAGTTGCGCGAGTACTGGTCGAGCACCTCACGCTCGTAGTAGTCCTGCTGGATCAGGTAGTCGAGCTTCTCGTCGATGTCGTGGAAGAACACCGTGTTCTGGTTGACGTGCTCGCGGAAGAACTGATGCGCAGCTTCGCGGTCCTTGTCGAACTGAATCTTTCCGTCGGCGTCGTAAAGATTCAGCATTGCGTTGAGCGCGTGGTAATCCGTCTCCCCGGGCAGCGTATGGCCGCCGCCGGTGGTGGTTACAGGCTCTGCATCTGTGACGGTTGGGGGCACGTCTGGTCCTTCCAAAAGTCTTCCAAGCCCGCACGAACGGCTTCCACGTCGTCGGGAGTTCCCATGAGTTCAAAGCGGTAGAGATACGGCACGCCGCACTTGCGTGACACCACATCGCCCGCGTAGGCGAATTCCGCGCCGAAGTTGTTGTTGCCCGCGGCGATGACGCCGCGCAGCAACGACCGGTTGTGTTCGTTGTTCAAGAACGCGATGACCTGTTTGGGGACATAGCCACCGTCGTTGATGTTCGGTGTGGCGCGCCCTCCGCCGTAAGTGGGCAGCACCAGCACATAAGGTTCGTCGACCTCGATCCGTCCGTGCAGCGGGATCCGGATGGCGGCTGTGCCCAGCTTCTCGACGAAGCGGTGGGTGTTCTCCGACACGCTGGAGAAGTAGACGAGGTTGCTCATCTCGACTCCTTCCTGCGCCTTTGGATATCCGGATACCTCTATGTCTGTGCCGCGGATGCGGCCGCTATGCCGTGACCGCGACCGCGCCTGCCAACGCCTTGATGCGGTCGGGCCGGAACCCCGACCAGTGGTCGTTGCCTGCCACGACGACGGGCGCCTGCAGGTAGCCCAGGGCCATGACGTAGTCACGAGCCTCGCTGTCGAGGCTGATGTCAACCGTCTGGTAGGCGATGCCCTGCTTGTCCAGCGCCTTGTAGGTGGCGTTGCACTGCACGCAAGCGGGCTTGGTGTACACGGTGATCGATGGCTGGCTCATCTTCGGTACGGCTCCTCTACAACTGTCACTGCACTGAGACTGGCAACTCGTCGGGTTTTACACTTCAGCGGCCCGCAGACCTCCGAAATTCCTGGCTGACCGGTACTCCCTCTTCGGAGTGTCGGGTACCGACCGTGCCGAATTCGGGGGCTCCGGCTGACCCGGGGCGGTACGCGTACCGCGGTGGCCTGTCGGTGCTCGAAACACTACACCTAGTGGCCGACATTGCGAAGGGATACCAGATGTTCTGAATGACATTTCTGAAATTCCCAGGTCGTAAGCCCCGCCCCACGCCGCCCTCGGCGTGTCGCACATCACATTCCTGCCACCGGCCGCGCACACCTGTCGGTTTACCACCGGGCACCGACACGACACGCCGCACCGGCCCGTCGCGCACCCCGCTCAGCAAACCGCCGGCCGGTCCAGAAGGAACGGCCGGCGGACGCCTTGTCGAGGTCGGTCAATCCACCTCGGCGGCCAGCTTTCCGACGATGTCGCGCAGGTTGGCGGCCACTTCGGCGTTCTCGCGCGGGTGCTTGCCGTCGAAGGCGGTGGTCTGCACCGACAGCTTCAGATCCTCGACCACACGCGGGCCAGCGATCCCGAAGGACTTGCGTGTCTCGTCGTGCGCCCACACGCCGCCGTAGCGACCCAGCGCGGCGCCGATCACGGCCAACGGCTTGTCCTGGAGCGCACCGGCGCCGAACGGCCGCGAGAGCCAGTCGATCGCGTTCTTGAGCACCCCCGGAATGGAGCCGTTGTACTCGGGTGTGACGACCAAGGCTGCGTCGGCCTCGGCAGCCGCCTGACGCAGCGCCGCAACCGGTTCGGCCACGCCTCCGTGCTCGGCGTCGTTGTCGAGGTCCTCGTTGTAGAACGGAAGCTCCCCGAGCCGGTCGAAGAGCCGCAGGGTCACCCCTTCCGGTGCGGTTTCGGCCGCCAACCCGGCCA
This region includes:
- the nrdE gene encoding class 1b ribonucleoside-diphosphate reductase subunit alpha; translated protein: MPPTVTDAEPVTTTGGGHTLPGETDYHALNAMLNLYDADGKIQFDKDREAAHQFFREHVNQNTVFFHDIDEKLDYLIQQDYYEREVLDQYSRNFVKTLLDRAYAKKFRFPTFVGAFKYYTSYTLKTFDGKRYLERFEDRVVMVSLTLASGDTKLAEQLVDEIMDGRFQPATPTFLNSGKKQRGEPVSCFLLRIEDNMESIGRSINSALQLSKRGGGVALLLTNIREHGAPIKNIENQSSGVIPIMKLLEDSFSYANQLGARQGAGAVYLHAHHPDIYRFLDTKRENADEKIRIKTLSLGVVIPDITFELAKKNEDMYLFSPYDVERVYGLPFADINVTEKYYEMVDDARIRKTKIKAREFFQTLAELQFESGYPYIMFEDTVNRSNPIDGKITHSNLCSEILQVSTPSLFNEDLSYAHVGKDISCNLGSLNIAKAMDSPDFAQTVEVAIRALTAVSDQTHITSVPSIEQGNNDSHAIGLGQMNLHGYLARERIFYGSEEGIDFTNIYFYCVLYHALRASNRIAIERGTAFKGFERSKYASGEFFDKYTEQAWEPKTDKVRALFADADIRIPTQEDWVRLKESVQKHGIYNQNLQAVPPTGSISYINHSTSSIHPIASKVEIRKEGKIGRVYYPAPYMTNDNLEYFQDAYEIGYEKVIDTYAAATQHVDQGLSLTLFFKDTATTRDVNKAQIYAWRKGIKTLYYIRLRQMALEGTEVEGCVSCML
- the nrdI gene encoding class Ib ribonucleoside-diphosphate reductase assembly flavoprotein NrdI translates to MSNLVYFSSVSENTHRFVEKLGTAAIRIPLHGRIEVDEPYVLVLPTYGGGRATPNINDGGYVPKQVIAFLNNEHNRSLLRGVIAAGNNNFGAEFAYAGDVVSRKCGVPYLYRFELMGTPDDVEAVRAGLEDFWKDQTCPQPSQMQSL
- a CDS encoding redoxin NrdH, which codes for MSQPSITVYTKPACVQCNATYKALDKQGIAYQTVDISLDSEARDYVMALGYLQAPVVVAGNDHWSGFRPDRIKALAGAVAVTA
- a CDS encoding NAD(P)H-dependent oxidoreductase, whose translation is MSDITVLVLLGSLRAGSINRQLAGLAAETAPEGVTLRLFDRLGELPFYNEDLDNDAEHGGVAEPVAALRQAAAEADAALVVTPEYNGSIPGVLKNAIDWLSRPFGAGALQDKPLAVIGAALGRYGGVWAHDETRKSFGIAGPRVVEDLKLSVQTTAFDGKHPRENAEVAANLRDIVGKLAAEVD